The following proteins are encoded in a genomic region of Deltaproteobacteria bacterium:
- the lnt gene encoding apolipoprotein N-acyltransferase, with protein MPAAAEVGHGFGARADTDPLRGADALATAAGGALYFLGYLGWGAWPCLFLFLVPLWWALARAARRRQAAGLGFLFGACAFAGGHLWLLALIGPFLDGRWTTGAALWLAYGAWFALAFALYGLAFHALRRRGYGVGVAGVAPYVLLEWAQPQIFPLYAGNGLVAVPLLAQAADLGGPLLLTGLLAGANLVVFESIAWLDGRRARPAATWIAGAVVGLAVVAYGLARMAEADAASAHAPAVRVGIVQANLDVRAKDTLGVITHRKHLAQTRELLNEGDVDLVVWPESAYVRGIRRPLPVSSRPIVQDLPIPLLFGASSATEVDGRKVKSNSALLAGEDGFIRDAYDKNLLIPLAESMPFATTLPALAALFPHAEQFAAAETVPALRLGPWRIATPICYEAIRPELVRRMVRESSPHILVTLANDAWFGDSQEPWIHLGLARLRAIEHRRWLVRATNSGVSAIVDPAGRLVARTGLLTRANLRGIVHPLAGATLYARLGDWPGWIALAVAAAATLAGRRR; from the coding sequence GTGCCTGCGGCTGCCGAAGTAGGCCACGGCTTCGGCGCGCGCGCCGACACGGATCCTCTCCGCGGCGCAGACGCGCTCGCCACCGCCGCGGGCGGCGCGCTCTACTTCCTCGGCTACCTCGGGTGGGGAGCCTGGCCCTGCCTCTTTCTCTTCCTCGTGCCGTTGTGGTGGGCGCTCGCGCGCGCGGCGCGGCGGCGCCAGGCGGCCGGCCTCGGCTTCCTCTTCGGCGCTTGCGCGTTCGCGGGAGGCCATCTCTGGTTGCTCGCGCTGATCGGTCCCTTTCTCGACGGCCGCTGGACGACCGGCGCCGCGCTCTGGCTCGCCTACGGCGCGTGGTTCGCGCTCGCCTTCGCGCTCTACGGGCTCGCCTTCCACGCGCTCCGGCGCCGCGGATACGGGGTGGGCGTCGCCGGCGTCGCGCCGTACGTCCTCCTCGAATGGGCGCAACCGCAGATCTTTCCGCTCTATGCCGGGAACGGCCTCGTCGCCGTCCCGCTCCTCGCGCAAGCCGCCGATCTCGGCGGACCGCTTCTGCTGACGGGCCTTCTCGCGGGCGCCAACCTCGTCGTCTTCGAGAGCATCGCGTGGCTGGACGGACGCCGCGCCCGGCCGGCGGCGACCTGGATCGCGGGCGCCGTCGTCGGGCTCGCCGTCGTCGCCTACGGACTGGCGCGGATGGCCGAAGCCGACGCCGCGAGCGCGCACGCACCCGCGGTCCGCGTCGGCATCGTCCAGGCGAATCTCGACGTCCGAGCCAAGGACACTCTCGGCGTCATCACCCACCGCAAGCACCTCGCCCAGACGCGCGAGCTCCTGAACGAGGGCGATGTCGATCTCGTCGTCTGGCCCGAGAGCGCCTACGTCCGCGGCATCCGACGCCCCCTTCCGGTCTCGAGCCGGCCGATCGTGCAGGATCTGCCGATCCCGCTCCTCTTCGGCGCCAGTTCGGCGACCGAGGTCGACGGCCGGAAGGTCAAGTCGAACTCGGCGCTGCTCGCCGGCGAGGACGGCTTCATCCGCGACGCGTACGACAAGAACCTGCTCATCCCGCTCGCGGAATCGATGCCGTTCGCGACCACGCTGCCGGCGCTCGCGGCGCTCTTTCCCCACGCCGAGCAGTTCGCCGCCGCCGAAACCGTCCCGGCCTTGCGTCTCGGCCCCTGGCGGATCGCGACGCCGATCTGTTACGAGGCGATCCGTCCGGAGCTCGTCCGCCGCATGGTCCGGGAATCCTCGCCGCACATCCTCGTGACCCTCGCGAACGACGCCTGGTTCGGCGACTCCCAGGAGCCCTGGATCCACCTCGGGCTCGCGCGGCTCCGCGCGATCGAGCATCGCCGCTGGCTCGTGCGCGCGACCAACAGCGGCGTGAGCGCGATCGTCGATCCCGCCGGGCGCCTCGTCGCTCGCACCGGACTTCTCACCCGCGCGAACCTGCGCGGCATCGTGCACCCCCTCGCGGGGGCGACGCTCTACGCGCGGCTCGGCGACTGGCCCGGATGGATCGCGCTCGCCGTCGCGGCGGCCGCGACGCTCGCCGGCCGGCGCCGATGA
- a CDS encoding MFS transporter — MPRARRTSYYGWRIVAVAFLTHCLNVGCVFYSFGVFFTPLIQEFGWSRAQVSWGFSSVSIVGALWSPFVGRVVDRHGPRRSQLFGALVLGGTFMLLSQVRSLAQYYALMAVCVSLGSTALGPIPSNSAVAGWFLRRRGRALGLATAGISMGGVIFVPLAQTLIARFGWRQAFVVLGALVIGTGVAPIALVMRKPPAELPAEERLPVGDAPGLAFEIEHSVTPRDAVRDPNFWLIAGAFSLTVMGLSAVLLHQMPLLIDIGVSPAHAALALGATAGVGVVGKLGFGALLERVEQRRVIVGCFLAQAVGLLLLPFARIPALLALYVVVYGYAMGGNATLQATVLGECFGRRHYGAIAGRMGPIIVFSQAVAVPLVGWLRDRTGSYVPAILAIEVMTLAAAFCISRLRPPAWRLAHAA, encoded by the coding sequence GTGCCGCGCGCTCGACGAACCTCCTACTACGGCTGGCGCATCGTCGCGGTCGCCTTCCTCACGCACTGCCTGAACGTCGGCTGCGTCTTCTACAGCTTCGGCGTCTTCTTCACGCCCTTGATCCAGGAGTTCGGCTGGAGCCGCGCGCAGGTCTCGTGGGGCTTCTCGTCGGTGTCGATCGTCGGGGCGCTCTGGTCGCCGTTCGTCGGCCGCGTCGTCGACCGCCACGGTCCGCGGCGCTCGCAGCTCTTCGGGGCGCTCGTGCTCGGAGGCACCTTCATGCTGCTCTCCCAGGTGCGCTCGCTGGCGCAGTACTACGCGCTGATGGCCGTTTGCGTGTCGCTCGGCTCGACCGCGCTCGGCCCGATCCCGAGCAACAGCGCGGTGGCGGGCTGGTTCCTGCGGCGGCGCGGGCGCGCGCTCGGCCTCGCGACGGCCGGCATCTCCATGGGGGGCGTGATCTTCGTGCCGCTGGCGCAGACGCTGATCGCGCGCTTCGGGTGGCGGCAGGCGTTCGTCGTGCTCGGCGCGCTCGTGATCGGAACCGGCGTCGCGCCGATCGCGCTCGTCATGCGGAAGCCGCCGGCGGAGCTGCCCGCCGAGGAGCGCCTGCCGGTCGGCGACGCGCCCGGGCTCGCCTTCGAGATCGAGCACTCCGTCACGCCGCGCGACGCGGTCCGCGACCCGAATTTCTGGCTGATCGCGGGCGCGTTCTCGTTGACGGTCATGGGGCTCTCCGCGGTGCTGCTGCACCAGATGCCGCTCCTGATCGACATCGGCGTGAGCCCGGCGCACGCCGCGCTCGCCCTCGGCGCGACGGCCGGCGTCGGAGTCGTCGGCAAGCTCGGCTTCGGGGCGCTGCTCGAGCGGGTGGAGCAGCGGCGGGTCATCGTCGGCTGCTTCCTCGCGCAGGCGGTGGGCCTGCTGCTCCTGCCGTTCGCGCGGATCCCGGCCCTCCTCGCGCTCTATGTCGTCGTCTATGGCTACGCGATGGGCGGCAACGCGACGTTGCAGGCGACCGTGCTCGGCGAGTGCTTCGGGCGCCGCCACTACGGCGCGATCGCCGGCCGCATGGGGCCCATCATCGTCTTCTCGCAAGCGGTCGCGGTGCCGCTCGTCGGGTGGCTGCGCGACCGTACCGGTAGCTACGTTCCCGCGATCCTCGCGATCGAGGTGATGACGCTCGCGGCGGCCTTCTGCATCTCGCGGCTGCGTCCTCCGGCGTGGCGCCTGGCGCACGCCGCGTGA
- a CDS encoding NAD(P)-dependent oxidoreductase has protein sequence MGASMCGHLVDAGHPTTIFTRTRASAEPLLARGAAWADAPAAVAAASDVVFTMVGYPADVREVVLGPAGVLAGAGPGTILVDMSTSEPALAREIDTAARARGVAALDAPVSGGDVGAREARLSIMVGGDAAAFERVRPLFERLGRTIVLQGPAGSGQHTKMVNQILIASGMIGVCEALLYARRCGLDVATVLASVSGGGAASWSLANYVPRIERGDLEPGFMIEHFVKDMGIALAEARRMGLTLPGLELAARLYSSLVAAGHGRKGIQALLLALDRSDPVAP, from the coding sequence ATGGGCGCCTCGATGTGCGGGCACCTCGTGGACGCCGGCCACCCCACGACGATCTTCACCCGCACCCGGGCCAGCGCCGAGCCCCTCCTCGCGCGCGGCGCCGCCTGGGCCGACGCGCCGGCGGCGGTCGCCGCCGCCTCCGACGTGGTCTTCACGATGGTCGGGTATCCGGCGGACGTGCGTGAGGTCGTGCTCGGGCCTGCCGGCGTGCTCGCGGGCGCGGGACCCGGCACCATCCTCGTCGACATGTCGACGAGCGAGCCGGCGCTCGCACGCGAGATCGACACCGCGGCGCGGGCACGGGGCGTCGCGGCGCTCGATGCGCCGGTCTCGGGCGGCGACGTCGGCGCGCGCGAGGCCCGCCTCTCGATCATGGTCGGCGGTGACGCCGCGGCGTTCGAACGCGTGCGGCCGCTCTTCGAGCGCCTGGGCCGGACGATCGTGCTCCAGGGCCCCGCGGGCTCGGGTCAGCACACGAAGATGGTGAACCAGATCCTCATCGCGAGCGGCATGATCGGCGTTTGCGAGGCGCTGCTCTACGCCCGGCGGTGCGGTCTCGACGTCGCGACCGTCCTCGCGTCGGTCTCTGGCGGCGGCGCGGCCTCGTGGTCGCTCGCCAACTACGTCCCGCGCATCGAGCGCGGCGACCTCGAGCCCGGGTTCATGATCGAGCACTTCGTGAAGGACATGGGGATCGCGCTCGCGGAGGCGCGGCGCATGGGGCTCACGCTGCCGGGCCTCGAGCTCGCCGCGCGCCTCTACTCGAGCCTCGTCGCGGCGGGACACGGACGCAAGGGCATCCAGGCGCTCCTCCTGGCGCTCGACCGCTCGGATCCCGTCGCCCCCTGA
- a CDS encoding YqgE/AlgH family protein, whose protein sequence is MSELSSQLLVAMPQLDDPNFKRSVVLLVHHGEGGSFGIVLNRSLDLTMSELMQNSGIQWPAGVGSVGWGGPVQPERGWVVFCDDAPPAAAPDGGGEDDDVATLGHGVRVTGSLDKLRSVASHPPSAVRLFLGYAGWGAEQLESELAEGAWLLAPLRREVVFDTAEDHMWEAVVRGLGIDPTALVPARGIH, encoded by the coding sequence ATGTCCGAGCTTTCCTCGCAGCTTCTGGTGGCGATGCCGCAGCTGGACGACCCCAACTTCAAGCGTTCGGTCGTGCTGTTGGTGCACCACGGCGAGGGAGGCAGCTTCGGCATCGTCCTCAATCGGTCGCTCGACCTCACGATGAGCGAGCTCATGCAGAACAGCGGGATCCAGTGGCCGGCGGGCGTCGGAAGCGTCGGATGGGGCGGGCCGGTACAACCCGAGCGCGGCTGGGTCGTGTTCTGCGACGACGCCCCCCCCGCCGCGGCGCCGGACGGCGGCGGCGAGGACGACGACGTGGCAACCCTGGGACACGGCGTCCGCGTCACGGGCTCGCTCGACAAGCTCCGCTCGGTCGCGAGCCATCCGCCGTCCGCGGTCCGCCTCTTCCTCGGGTACGCCGGCTGGGGCGCCGAGCAGCTCGAGAGCGAGCTCGCCGAGGGCGCCTGGCTGCTCGCTCCGCTCCGGCGCGAGGTCGTCTTCGACACGGCGGAGGACCACATGTGGGAGGCGGTGGTCCGCGGTCTCGGCATCGATCCGACGGCGCTCGTCCCCGCCCGCGGTATCCACTAG
- a CDS encoding PQQ-dependent sugar dehydrogenase encodes MPALRLTPVATGLDGPLLALGAPGDPGRLYVVEKPGRVRIVENGSLLDRPFLDVTALTGKGGEQGLLGLAFHPGYAGNGRFYVYYTDARGDVVVAEYARRAADPTIAEPSALRVLRTIAHRSASNHNGGTIAFGADGFLYAGLGDGGGAGDPEEQAQNLESKLGKMLRVDVDSDAPPPGNLAGGDPDVWDYGLRNPFRFSFDRLTGDLYIGDVGQGDFEEVDVEPRGQGGRNYGWDVTEGFACFEPRNDCDTTGVTFPAIAYPHANGTGTEDCSVIGGHVYRGGAIPALAGRYLHGDLCTGRIRSFVWNGSAAVSQVELTDALTSSATMEALASFGEDLAGELYVVDLAGTVYRIDPR; translated from the coding sequence GTGCCGGCGCTGCGGCTCACGCCGGTCGCGACCGGTCTCGACGGTCCGCTGCTCGCGCTCGGCGCTCCCGGCGATCCGGGGAGGCTCTACGTCGTCGAGAAGCCGGGACGCGTGCGTATCGTCGAGAACGGGTCGCTGCTCGATCGCCCGTTCCTCGACGTCACGGCGCTCACCGGCAAGGGCGGTGAGCAGGGGCTCCTCGGCCTCGCGTTCCATCCGGGCTACGCCGGGAACGGCCGCTTCTACGTCTACTACACGGACGCGCGCGGCGACGTCGTCGTCGCCGAATATGCGCGCCGCGCCGCCGATCCGACGATCGCCGAGCCGAGCGCGCTCCGCGTGCTCCGCACGATCGCGCATCGGTCCGCGTCGAATCACAACGGCGGCACGATCGCGTTCGGCGCCGACGGCTTCCTCTACGCCGGGCTCGGCGACGGCGGCGGGGCCGGCGATCCGGAGGAGCAGGCGCAGAACCTCGAGAGCAAGCTCGGGAAGATGCTCCGCGTCGACGTCGATTCGGACGCGCCGCCGCCCGGCAATCTCGCGGGCGGCGATCCGGACGTCTGGGACTACGGCCTCCGCAACCCGTTCCGCTTCAGCTTCGACCGCCTGACCGGGGATCTCTACATCGGCGACGTCGGGCAAGGCGACTTCGAGGAGGTGGACGTCGAACCGCGCGGCCAGGGCGGCCGCAACTACGGCTGGGACGTTACCGAAGGCTTCGCATGTTTCGAGCCGCGCAACGACTGCGACACGACCGGCGTCACCTTCCCGGCGATCGCGTATCCGCACGCCAACGGCACCGGCACCGAGGACTGCTCGGTGATCGGCGGCCACGTCTATCGGGGCGGCGCGATCCCGGCGCTCGCCGGCCGCTATCTCCACGGCGACCTCTGCACCGGACGGATCCGGTCGTTCGTGTGGAACGGCAGCGCGGCGGTGAGCCAGGTCGAGCTCACGGACGCGCTCACGTCGAGCGCGACCATGGAGGCGCTGGCATCGTTCGGCGAGGATCTGGCCGGCGAGCTCTACGTCGTCGATCTCGCGGGCACGGTGTACCGCATCGACCCGCGGTAG
- a CDS encoding GAF domain-containing sensor histidine kinase: MTASLAGVALAGAGLGIGIGLLIRQDRRAKRTAALLRGQTRLLEMIALGKPHGEVLEALCTLVEQQVPGMLCSVLLLDGDRLRHGAAPGLPADYCRAIDGITIGPTIGSCGTAAYSRAPVVVTDIAHDPLWNDYRDIALAHGLAACWSFPILAGDGRCLGTFAMYYRRIRTPARGDWRLIEVATDVAKVALERHRITIELARSTARVAEESRVSSALAHVGHEMISSLDTPVLLDRLCQLTTELLSCDLSATVLHDPTHQVLMPRAWHGYTPEQVATLRTMRLSEASVAPLLRALERDGEAQLRTDAVVDPPSARLLAEYGVTHSLFVALRRGRDVIGFLCAAQRGRTTPFTPLQRRLGAGIAQIGSMALANARLVEEVQQASRLKTEFVSTMSHELRTPLSVILGYADMLDEPGLDPDEHRRTLARIRRAGLELLEMIETTLNIGRLEAGRDPACIEPVDVSVLLDELAAEFTAVHQSPATALRWHHPAGLVLDTDRRKLRVILKNLVANALKFTTRGEVRIATTMHGDRCTFTVHDTGIGIAADRLPVIFEMFRQGDSSDTRSYGGVGLGLYIVQRFLDQLGGDIAVASALGRGTTFTVTLPARAALSLTA, encoded by the coding sequence GTGACCGCGTCGCTCGCGGGGGTGGCGCTGGCCGGCGCCGGCCTCGGTATCGGCATCGGCCTTCTGATCCGTCAGGACCGGCGCGCGAAGCGGACGGCCGCGCTGCTGCGCGGCCAGACCCGATTGCTCGAGATGATCGCGCTCGGGAAGCCGCACGGCGAGGTGCTCGAAGCGCTCTGTACGCTCGTCGAGCAGCAGGTGCCCGGCATGCTCTGTTCGGTGCTCCTCCTCGACGGCGACCGGCTCCGCCACGGCGCGGCGCCGGGCCTTCCCGCCGACTACTGCCGGGCGATCGACGGCATCACGATCGGACCGACCATCGGGTCCTGCGGCACGGCGGCGTACTCGCGCGCGCCGGTGGTCGTCACCGACATCGCCCACGACCCGCTCTGGAACGACTACCGCGACATCGCGCTCGCCCACGGCCTCGCGGCCTGCTGGTCGTTTCCCATCCTCGCGGGCGACGGGCGCTGCCTCGGAACGTTCGCGATGTACTACCGCCGCATCCGCACCCCGGCACGCGGCGACTGGCGCCTGATCGAGGTCGCGACCGACGTGGCCAAGGTCGCGCTCGAACGCCACCGCATCACGATCGAGCTGGCGCGCTCGACGGCGCGCGTCGCCGAGGAGTCGCGCGTGTCGAGCGCGCTCGCGCACGTCGGCCACGAAATGATCTCGTCGCTCGACACCCCGGTGCTCCTCGACCGGCTCTGCCAGCTCACGACCGAGCTGCTCTCGTGCGATCTGAGTGCGACCGTCCTGCACGACCCGACCCACCAGGTGCTCATGCCGCGCGCCTGGCACGGCTACACGCCGGAGCAGGTGGCGACGCTGCGGACGATGCGCCTCTCCGAAGCCTCGGTCGCGCCGCTGCTGCGGGCGCTCGAGCGCGACGGCGAAGCGCAGCTCCGGACCGACGCCGTCGTCGACCCGCCGAGCGCGCGCCTCCTCGCCGAGTACGGTGTCACCCACAGTCTCTTCGTGGCGCTCCGCCGCGGCCGCGACGTGATCGGCTTCCTCTGCGCCGCCCAGCGCGGACGCACGACGCCCTTCACCCCGTTGCAGCGCCGTCTGGGCGCCGGCATCGCGCAGATCGGCTCGATGGCCCTCGCGAACGCCCGCCTCGTGGAAGAGGTCCAGCAGGCGAGCCGACTCAAGACGGAGTTCGTGTCGACGATGTCGCACGAGCTCCGCACGCCCCTGAGCGTGATCCTCGGCTACGCCGACATGCTCGACGAGCCCGGACTCGATCCCGACGAGCACCGCCGCACGCTCGCGCGCATCCGCCGCGCCGGCCTCGAGCTTCTCGAGATGATCGAGACCACGCTCAACATCGGTCGCCTCGAAGCCGGCCGGGACCCGGCGTGCATCGAGCCGGTCGACGTCTCCGTGCTGCTCGACGAGCTCGCCGCGGAGTTCACCGCCGTGCATCAGTCGCCGGCGACCGCTCTGCGGTGGCACCACCCCGCCGGTCTCGTCCTCGACACCGACCGCCGGAAGCTCCGCGTGATCCTGAAGAATCTCGTCGCCAACGCCCTCAAGTTCACGACGCGCGGCGAGGTGCGCATCGCGACCACGATGCACGGCGACCGCTGCACCTTCACCGTCCACGACACGGGCATCGGGATCGCTGCCGACCGCCTGCCCGTCATCTTCGAGATGTTCCGCCAGGGCGACAGCTCCGACACGCGATCGTACGGCGGCGTCGGGCTCGGTCTGTACATCGTGCAGCGCTTCCTCGACCAGCTCGGCGGCGACATCGCGGTCGCGAGCGCGCTCGGTCGCGGGACGACCTTCACCGTGACGCTGCCGGCGCGCGCCGCGCTTTCGCTGACGGCGTGA
- a CDS encoding ankyrin repeat domain-containing protein, with the protein MATTTPAAPATGAPSPGGDVGRAASAQNRVLGLGEARNPEPFSLDQRLLDAARRNDRTTIARALELGAHPAAKDEIGRNALFLAVMDGKSLELTRWLHEEQKLGVDDPDVTGRTPLSFAADTGQLDVARYLVEQGAAVDSRDFNQRTPLMHAAGADHPDVIAYLVDRHADVNARDQFGDTPLIIACGKGNTGSAAMLLRRGADATIQDQEGRTAKERSAPETEPCLRLPK; encoded by the coding sequence GTGGCGACGACGACCCCGGCCGCGCCCGCGACGGGCGCTCCGTCCCCGGGCGGCGACGTGGGACGGGCGGCCTCCGCGCAGAACCGCGTCCTCGGGCTCGGGGAAGCCCGCAACCCGGAGCCGTTCAGCCTCGACCAGCGGCTGCTCGACGCCGCCCGCCGGAACGACCGGACCACGATCGCGCGCGCCCTCGAGCTCGGCGCGCATCCGGCCGCGAAAGACGAGATCGGGCGGAACGCGCTCTTCCTCGCCGTCATGGACGGGAAGAGCCTCGAGCTCACGCGCTGGCTCCACGAGGAGCAGAAGCTCGGCGTCGACGATCCCGACGTCACCGGACGGACGCCGCTCAGCTTCGCCGCCGACACCGGCCAGCTCGACGTCGCGCGCTACCTCGTCGAGCAGGGCGCCGCCGTCGACAGCCGCGATTTCAACCAACGGACGCCGCTCATGCACGCCGCCGGCGCCGACCACCCCGACGTGATCGCGTATCTCGTGGATCGCCACGCCGACGTGAACGCCCGCGACCAGTTCGGCGACACGCCGCTGATCATCGCCTGCGGGAAGGGCAACACGGGGAGCGCGGCGATGCTGCTCCGGCGCGGGGCCGACGCGACGATCCAAGACCAGGAAGGACGGACCGCCAAGGAGCGAAGCGCGCCGGAAACGGAGCCGTGCCTGCGGCTGCCGAAGTAG
- a CDS encoding succinate dehydrogenase/fumarate reductase iron-sulfur subunit has product MTLTLRVWRQPGPQTPGRLVDYTARDVSPHMSLLELLDVVNEDLTASGEEPIAFDSDCREGICGSCGLVVDGVAHGPKAATTTCQLFMRHYRDGDVITLEPWRARAFPVVKDLVVDRSAFDRVIAAGGYVSVDTGSAPEANAIPVPKDDAERAMDAAACIGCGACVAACKNASAVLFVGAKVGHLATLPQGRPERERRVLAMVAQMEEEGFGACSNEGECEAVCPKEISVTNIQRLSREYVRALLRRG; this is encoded by the coding sequence ATGACGCTGACGTTGCGGGTCTGGCGGCAGCCGGGCCCGCAGACGCCCGGACGGCTCGTCGACTACACGGCGCGCGACGTGTCGCCCCACATGTCGCTCCTCGAGCTCCTCGACGTCGTGAACGAGGACCTCACCGCGAGCGGCGAAGAGCCGATCGCATTCGACTCCGATTGCCGCGAGGGTATCTGCGGCTCGTGCGGCCTGGTCGTCGACGGGGTCGCTCACGGACCGAAGGCCGCGACGACCACGTGCCAGCTTTTCATGCGCCACTACCGCGACGGCGACGTGATCACCCTCGAGCCGTGGCGGGCGCGCGCCTTTCCGGTCGTGAAGGACCTGGTCGTCGACCGGAGCGCCTTTGATCGTGTCATCGCGGCGGGCGGCTACGTGTCGGTCGATACGGGCAGCGCGCCCGAGGCCAATGCGATCCCGGTGCCGAAGGACGATGCGGAGCGGGCGATGGATGCGGCGGCGTGCATCGGCTGCGGCGCGTGCGTCGCCGCCTGCAAGAACGCCTCGGCCGTGCTCTTCGTCGGCGCGAAGGTCGGCCACCTGGCGACGCTGCCGCAGGGCCGCCCGGAGCGCGAGCGGCGCGTGCTCGCGATGGTGGCGCAGATGGAGGAGGAAGGGTTCGGGGCGTGCTCCAACGAGGGGGAGTGCGAGGCGGTCTGCCCGAAGGAGATTTCGGTCACGAACATCCAGCGGCTCAGTCGCGAGTACGTGCGGGCGCTGCTCCGGCGCGGCTGA
- a CDS encoding GAF domain-containing sensor histidine kinase: protein MPPSSDRGAAALSTESALLQRIEEMAFLGAVNERLARVPDFASACRALVELVWEERYADAVAFVAVDGPRRICTLQTVVPASYDVEPTAEMRVDREPFAAALAGPDPVVIRDVPPLPWVPEPAPGAAVIAAPLPVRGNPIGVLLVHTRGDGAALEDHRRVLALVATSAALALDAARNEAREEFLATLRHDINNPVHVALGYMEMLADRLKDEGSSPEMLGLASSVTESLKAVADLATNHLHMAAIDRGVAGIARDRLDFGALAGEIVGRHRPTASEKNITLVHEGGSGVVHGDRRQLGRVVTNLVGNALKYTPTGGRIEVKVESTPAAVCLRVRDTGYGLAAADLERLFTKYARFHRDRAIPGTGLGLYLSKAIVEAHGGTVSAASEVGRGSEFTVSLPRVAA, encoded by the coding sequence ATGCCACCTTCGAGTGACCGCGGCGCCGCGGCTCTGAGCACCGAGAGCGCGCTGCTCCAGCGCATCGAGGAGATGGCCTTCCTCGGCGCCGTGAACGAGCGGCTCGCGCGCGTTCCCGATTTCGCGTCCGCGTGCCGCGCGCTCGTCGAGCTCGTGTGGGAAGAGCGCTACGCCGACGCGGTCGCGTTCGTCGCGGTCGACGGCCCGCGCCGCATCTGCACCCTGCAAACGGTCGTGCCGGCCAGCTACGACGTCGAGCCGACCGCCGAGATGCGCGTCGACCGCGAGCCGTTCGCGGCGGCGCTCGCGGGACCCGATCCGGTCGTGATCCGCGACGTCCCGCCGCTGCCATGGGTGCCCGAGCCGGCTCCCGGCGCGGCCGTGATCGCTGCGCCGCTGCCGGTGCGCGGCAACCCGATCGGCGTGCTGCTGGTGCACACGCGCGGCGACGGGGCCGCGCTCGAGGACCACCGGCGCGTGCTCGCGCTGGTCGCGACGTCGGCGGCGCTCGCGCTCGATGCGGCCCGCAACGAGGCGCGCGAGGAGTTCCTCGCGACCCTGCGCCACGACATCAACAACCCCGTCCACGTCGCGCTCGGCTACATGGAGATGCTGGCCGACCGGCTGAAGGACGAGGGTTCCTCGCCGGAGATGCTCGGCCTCGCGAGCTCGGTGACCGAGTCGTTGAAGGCCGTCGCCGATCTCGCGACCAACCACCTGCACATGGCCGCGATCGACCGCGGCGTCGCCGGCATCGCGCGTGATCGCCTCGATTTCGGCGCCCTCGCCGGCGAGATCGTGGGCCGCCATCGTCCGACGGCGTCCGAGAAGAACATCACGCTGGTCCACGAGGGCGGCTCGGGCGTGGTGCACGGCGATCGCCGCCAGCTCGGACGCGTCGTCACGAATCTCGTCGGCAACGCCCTCAAGTACACGCCGACCGGGGGCCGGATCGAAGTGAAGGTCGAGAGCACGCCGGCGGCGGTGTGCCTGCGGGTGCGGGATACCGGCTACGGCCTGGCCGCGGCGGACCTGGAGCGGCTCTTCACCAAGTACGCCCGCTTCCACCGCGATCGCGCGATCCCGGGGACCGGGCTCGGGCTCTACCTTTCGAAGGCGATCGTCGAGGCGCATGGCGGCACCGTCAGCGCCGCGAGCGAGGTCGGACGCGGGTCGGAGTTCACGGTCAGCCTGCCGCGAGTCGCGGCGTAG
- a CDS encoding HDOD domain-containing protein, with amino-acid sequence MTAAAPTSKEKFRWEVSRLRSLPTLPKLLERVVIALEDPEINLASVAELIEIDQSLTSQVLRLANSAFYNAQGSVSQVGQALVMLGTAVTRSVILSTSVLDMRALSGLPGFWEHSLGCAVAAGAIAKVTGRANPEEATAAGLLHDLGKVVLYKQLPDAFVHIVDTAGRTGRSFIEVEREELGTDHGEVAGWLVDKWRFPACLAEPITWHHAPSRARTARDETAIVHAANALVRALGYGSGGDRRLAPIDPTAWGRLALEPETLDAILEQFDADLDHALNYATFE; translated from the coding sequence GTGACCGCCGCCGCGCCGACCTCCAAGGAGAAGTTCCGCTGGGAGGTGAGCCGCCTGCGCTCGCTCCCGACCTTGCCGAAGCTGCTCGAGCGCGTCGTGATCGCGCTCGAAGACCCGGAGATCAACCTGGCGAGCGTCGCGGAGCTCATCGAGATCGACCAGTCGCTGACGTCGCAGGTGCTGCGGCTCGCGAACTCGGCCTTCTACAACGCGCAGGGCAGCGTCAGTCAGGTGGGACAGGCGCTCGTGATGCTCGGCACCGCCGTCACCCGCAGCGTCATCCTCTCGACGAGCGTGCTCGACATGCGCGCGCTCTCCGGATTGCCGGGCTTCTGGGAGCACTCGCTCGGCTGCGCCGTCGCCGCCGGTGCGATCGCCAAGGTGACCGGACGCGCGAACCCCGAGGAAGCGACCGCCGCGGGGCTGCTGCACGACCTCGGGAAGGTCGTGCTCTACAAGCAGCTGCCCGACGCCTTCGTCCACATCGTCGACACGGCCGGGCGGACGGGCCGCTCGTTCATCGAGGTGGAGCGCGAGGAGCTCGGTACGGACCACGGCGAGGTCGCGGGCTGGCTCGTCGACAAGTGGCGCTTCCCGGCGTGCCTCGCCGAGCCGATCACCTGGCACCACGCACCGTCGCGCGCGCGCACGGCGCGCGACGAAACCGCGATCGTGCACGCCGCGAACGCGCTGGTGCGCGCGCTCGGCTACGGATCGGGCGGCGACCGTCGGCTCGCGCCGATCGATCCGACCGCGTGGGGGCGCCTCGCCCTCGAACCCGAGACCCTCGACGCCATCCTCGAGCAGTTCGATGCCGACCTCGACCACGCGCTCAACTATGCCACCTTCGAGTGA